CCAGCCGTGCCCTGGTGGGGTGCTCCCTGCACCACCCACAGCCAAGAGGTGATCTGAGAATTGCTGCTCACACCAGACCAACTGCTGACTGTCcgcagggcaggagctgcccagaaCCCCTGCCCGGCCAGAGGGACTTGCTGGACCTTGTGTCACTACTCAAGGTGGGTCCAGGCTGGATCCGTCCACATCCCCAGAGCGTCCCTGCAGGCTGCCCACGTGGGCCCTGGCAGCGCAGTGGCCTGAGGAGGGCTCTCGGAGGCACCGAAAGAGCTTTGGAAAGACACGACATCCCCGATGGCTCTCTGGCTGCTGGCTCAGCGGGAGTGATCGTGTCATTCCAAAGCCATCTCTCTCCAGGGGCTGGATCCTGCCCCACCCCTGCAGGCACTGGGGTTCTGCGAGGGCCAGGGAGAGCTGGCATGGGCAGGAAGTTTGGCAGTACCACACAGCCTGCATCACCGTGGTGCAGGGGACCACATCCACCCTGTGGCCAAGCAGCCATGCTCCTCATACTGTCCCAGGAAGCCAGCTGCTATTTTTAGCTGTTTGGGGCACATGAAACAGAAGAGCTTCCTAGCTCGGTGCAGGGGCTGAGCCACGAGGCTGGACACCGGTGGTCCTCCATTCTGACACCACCCTTCTTCCAGTGTGGCCCCAGGCGAtgccccagccccgggaggGGTTGCAGTGGGACACGCGGCTCTTGCCCAGCACAGGGTGgtgggcaggggtggggggCGTGTGGGGCGAGGCGGTGGCGGGAGCGCGGGTAACGAAaccccagggcagctgggcaCAGCGGGGACAGCTGCTTTTGGGATTCCGTTGCCCGCGCTGGCGCCGCGGAGGGATGGGCACGGGCACCACGGCCATGCCACCCCGACCCTGGGGCAGTCGGTGGGCCAAGAGGGGAGAGGGCGACTTACCGGCGGGGAGTGGGGCGGAGGAGACGCGTGGGAGCCACTGCCGGGCCGTTGTGATCGGGGGTGCCGGCAGAGACCGGGGTTGTGCTGCCGGCTCCCCCCCGCGCCGCGGGCCGGGTGCCAATGGGAGGGCGGCACAGACGAGCCAAAAGGAAACGGCTCCGAACAAAGCCCCGGTGGGGCTGGAGCAACTGGTGCCAGCCCATCAGCCCCCGACGCGGCCCGGAAACACGAGCCGTCCCCGAGGGAGGGCACCTGCCCCGGCACCTGCGCCCAGAGGCGGCACGGCCCGgtccggccccgccgctgctGGCGCCTCCAGCCCTCCGCCCCGGCGAGGAGCCCTCGGCAACGCCATGGGGGGAATTCAAACCGCGTGGGGAACCCCACCGGCCCCATGCGGAGCTCTCGCGGTGTTGCCCGGGGATCCCTGGGATCCTGCGCTGGCCAAGACTGCCGGCTGTGGGAATTCCTGATGCCTCCAGCACGGCACGGTGGCGGGAAACGCTCCGCCGGCACTGCTGGGGAGCTTCCTGGTGGCCCCCGCAATGTCAGGCTACGGCTGGCCCCGGGTGGGTGACACAGGTGGGGGGCGTGGGTCCCCTATCCCAGGGCACTCTGAGCCCGCAGTGCCACCGGCCTCACCGAGTGCGGCAGGAGGAGGGGTGAGGGTGCAACGGGAGGtcccggcggcggctccgggggtTCAGCCCCGACTGGCAACAGCCGCCCGTAGTGGGGCACACGGGGAACCGGGGCGCCGTGCCGAgcctggggcagccctggggcaccggcggggccgggccagGAGCGCAGCCGAAACCCGGGcccgctccctccctcccggggAGCCGCCCGCTCCCCTCTCACCTCCGGCCCCGCAGCCTTCGGCACAGCAGCCCGGGCCGGTCCGCAGCCGCTCCCGGCGGCGGGGTCGGGGCGGCGGAGTCGGGGAGGCTTCAGCGGGACACCCCGCACCCCGCTCCCGCCgtgccgctcccgccccgccaCCGGCCGCTTTCGGTTTCGCTCCGGCGCCcacctgggctctgcaggtCGGGGCGCGCCCGGGCGCGGAGGCAGCGGGTGTGCGAGTGTCGCTGCCCTCCGGTCCCTCAGGACCCCGGGAGGGGGACCCCGAGGGCTCCCCGGGAGCCCCGGTCCGATCCCGCTGTCCCGACCCCGGCCGCCGGGGGGCGGtagcggcgggggcggggccgctcGGCGGTTCCGGCGGTGTCGCGGCCATGGCGGCGCTGCGGCGGCTCTTGCCGGCGGTCGGGCGGGCGGCGGCCAGGTACCGGCACCGCGACCGGCACCGCGGCTGCCCTGCGACCGGGGGAGGTGCCTGTAGGATGCCGTAGGGTGTCCGGGAGATGTCCCTGGGTCCCACGTGTCCCAGCTGTTCCCTCTCCCCGCAGAGCGCCGTGCCGGGGTCACCGACTCACTCCGGCGGATGATGAGATGTACCAGCGGACGCGGGTgatggtgctggagcaggagtcCCCCAACATCATGTTCATCGAGGGCTACAGCACCCGCGGCTTCACCATCAGCGGAGACCTGGTGGTGGGGCCCTGCGCCGTCCTGCCCCGCAGCATCCTCCAGTGGAACGTGAGTgcccggcggcggggcgggggctgccGGTCGTCCCCGCGCGCCGGGGGCAGCTCCCCTCAACGCCCGCCCTGTCCCCGCAGGTTGGCTCCCACCGGGACATCTCGCACGAGAGTCTGTCGCTGTTCCGGCTGCTGGAGCCCCAGATAGGTACGCGGGGCAGGAGGGGCGCGGGCTGCCCCCCTTCGGGCTCCTGTCGAGGTGGCTGTGCGGGAGCCATTGGTACCTACAGGAGGGGCAGGTGTGGGCCGAGGCAGCTCGAATGCTGCCCTGCCCACCCTTCTCTTGCCCTGGTTGCAGAGATCctggtgctgggcacaggggacagggtggAGCGGCTCCACCCCGCCATGCTGAAGCAGATGCGGGAGTGCGGGATTGCTGTGGAGGTGCAGGACACGGTAAGggtgagcacaggcagcaccccattgaaagggagggagggagggaggggatcGTGTGCCATGTGGGGAAGGGCCGAGTCTTCTTTCTGAGGGCCGGAGCTTCACTCACTCCTTTTTCTATTCACAGGCGAATGCATGTGCAACCTTCAACTTCCTAATGAATGAAAGGCGCGTGGTGGCTGCTGGGCTCATCCCCCCGCGGGGCACCTACGGGGTGTAGGCACTGCCTGCCATGCCCATGGGCTGAGTGGTTCTTCCCCGGCCTGCCTGAAGCCCTCGACAGTCACTGCCCCCAGCTGAGAAACGCTCCGTAGTGAACTGATGCCTCTGCACACAGGAGGGCTGTGAAATACACGGGCTTAGCTCTTCCCTGCAGTCCTTCCTTGGCTTCTTGGCCTCCCTGCCCAGTCTGAGCTGGAGACTGTGGGGCACAGTACAAGGCTTTGCTGGTGgcactgctcccacagccctgccaaggTCATGCCCCACACCTTGGCAGCAAGAAGCCTCACCTGAGGGAGGATGAAGGCTGGTGGGGTGAGCTGTACATCCCCAGGCACATCTGGAGGAAAATATATGCAAATGGGAAGTACAAGAAATTGTGTGGTGGTTAATGCACTGCACATTGAGGCTGTAACAAATTGATGGGGCATGTGCTCACCCTGGGCACTGGGCAGCATGTGTGGTGGCGGGATGCCATGTGCCAGCAGcttcctgagcacagccagcaccagcAACTGTGTCCCAGCTGGTGCTGGCCTGGCTTGGGGAGCTTTATACCACCCCAGCACAGAAGTCCCTTGGGCAGTGTTGGTCCAAGGGTGCTTCACCCCCTTTCACTGAAGGCTCAAGCTCCAGCAGGGGACTTGGAAAGGGTCTCTGTCCTGAACTGGATGGTTCATAGTTGAGGATGTCACCCCTGGGGAAGAGAGTACATGTACCTAATGGAAGCCTCATGGCCTGAACTCTGCCACCTTGGCAGGCAAAGGCAGGGGATGCAGCTGCAAGGTTAGGGTGGCTTTGCTTAGCAAGTGTCTTAATGAGTGTGTGACACCAACACCATGGCATTGTAGTCAAGGCTCTGGTTTTAGTGCATAAATCAAATTTGACATCCCCAAACCATTGATGGTAAACACACACTCTTCAGCAGGGACATGTACAACTGATACAGGTGTAAAATACTTCTTGGCTCCTGGCATTGCAAGCACAGGTAAACCTGCCAAGCCAGGGAAGTTTGCACTGCTCAGGCCTGCAGAAATGCAGACCAGCTCCTTTATAAACTTGTGCCCCTCCCAGTGCATTGCCCACCTTCCAGCAAACAATTGCTCTGTTGGAACCTGGGCAGGTAATCCACAGTGAACAGCCCAAGGGGGTGCAGCCACTGGGCCTGGAGGTGTGGCAGCAAAGAGGTTTAGGGGAAGAATGCAGCAGTTGGACCAGGAATGGGGGCCTGCAGcatcctggctgctgccagagctgggttCCCAGCAGGAGATAATGGCAATGTAAAACCGTTTGCTTTCTTACCCAGCAGTCCAGCCCTTGTTTTCTGCTCTCAggaatgatttttaaagaagCCACACCGTGTTACCCACTCAGCTCTGTCGCAGGGCTCTCCCCTTCCTGTTGCCCTTCTCATGCACACAGTTCCTACTGGGATTATCAGCTGGCTCTGACAGTGTGGGAAGCAAGGGACAGAGCCAAGGACGGAGAGCAAGGGAGGTAAAGGCTCCAGGCTGACACCAACTGCAcatcttttcatgtttttattgtaAAACATGGCCAACACGTGCAAGGCTCCAGCCCAGGATCACGGCTCCTGGGTGGAAGGCGGGCCCCGCGGGTGGTCAGAAAGCAGccaagggacagcaggagctccAGGCAGCCCAGAATAATGGCACTTCTGCAGCAAGAGCAGCTCCCGCGCGGAGCGGCGCAGGGCTGAGTGGCACAAGGACAGACACAGATCTCTCAGAAGAGGCGCTTCTCATACCTGCAAGGGAAGCAGCACCAGGGAGCCCCTTTACTGACCCACCTCACTCAGAGCAGGGACAAAGGTGCAGTATAGAACAGatcctgccagcctggggaggggaaCAGCCTCAGCACCCTGATAGGCCACGGCTTGGCCCGGCTGTGTGGTGCCAGGGCAAGCCAATGAATGGCACACCAAGCCTAGGGCATGGCAGCTGAGGTACAGGGTGGCTGTTCCTCACCCCTAATATTCCCCCAGGGTGACAAGGATGCTACCAGAAGCACTTACGAGTGGAGGCCATGCACCCCTCCTTCAACCTGAGCAGACGTCGTCCTCTTCTCAAATTTCAGCTCTCCCGAGTACATCATGGCTCTGAGGGGAAAGGACACCTGTCACAAGCCAGGTAGAGTCCTGGGAAGACAGTGCTTTGGCACATGCTCAGCTGGAACATCTGGGATGAGGGTCACTGGTTCCTCCTGCTGTGGCCAGAATGGTCTTTGCTGTGCTCCCAAGAACCAGACTGGCTAATGTAATCCCAACATTTTGAGCCCAGCCAGCTGAATATCCCACAAGAGACCACACTCctgtgtccctggggctggcagatCCATGATGCAGTGCCCACTGGAGATGAGGGAAGATAGCTACAAATTATCCAGAACACACCACAGCTTGAGtacagctgcacagggactcCAGACAGCAGCACCATGACCTAACCAGAGCACAAGCATGGGGAAGCACTCACCGGACTTGGGTCAGGCTCTTGGCACCGATATCCTGGCAGGAATGCTGGATCCCAGCTATTAGGTATGGAATGAATTTA
This region of Vidua chalybeata isolate OUT-0048 chromosome 12, bVidCha1 merged haplotype, whole genome shotgun sequence genomic DNA includes:
- the NDUFAF3 gene encoding NADH dehydrogenase [ubiquinone] 1 alpha subcomplex assembly factor 3 isoform X2, whose product is MVGVAGSGRRHDGCVRAGAAQNPCPARGTCWTLCHYSRAPCRGHRLTPADDEMYQRTRVMVLEQESPNIMFIEGYSTRGFTISGDLVVGPCAVLPRSILQWNVGSHRDISHESLSLFRLLEPQIEILVLGTGDRVERLHPAMLKQMRECGIAVEVQDTANACATFNFLMNERRVVAAGLIPPRGTYGV
- the NDUFAF3 gene encoding NADH dehydrogenase [ubiquinone] 1 alpha subcomplex assembly factor 3 isoform X4 translates to MGTGTTAMPPRPWGSRAPCRGHRLTPADDEMYQRTRVMVLEQESPNIMFIEGYSTRGFTISGDLVVGPCAVLPRSILQWNVGSHRDISHESLSLFRLLEPQIEILVLGTGDRVERLHPAMLKQMRECGIAVEVQDTANACATFNFLMNERRVVAAGLIPPRGTYGV
- the NDUFAF3 gene encoding NADH dehydrogenase [ubiquinone] 1 alpha subcomplex assembly factor 3 isoform X3, with product MAALRRLLPAVGRAAARAPCRGHRLTPADDEMYQRTRVMVLEQESPNIMFIEGYSTRGFTISGDLVVGPCAVLPRSILQWNVGSHRDISHESLSLFRLLEPQIEILVLGTGDRVERLHPAMLKQMRECGIAVEVQDTANACATFNFLMNERRVVAAGLIPPRGTYGV
- the NDUFAF3 gene encoding NADH dehydrogenase [ubiquinone] 1 alpha subcomplex assembly factor 3 isoform X1; translation: MYQRTRVMVLEQESPNIMFIEGYSTRGFTISGDLVVGPCAVLPRSILQWNVGSHRDISHESLSLFRLLEPQIEILVLGTGDRVERLHPAMLKQMRECGIAVEVQDTANACATFNFLMNERRVVAAGLIPPRGTYGV